The proteins below come from a single Danio aesculapii chromosome 25, fDanAes4.1, whole genome shotgun sequence genomic window:
- the lactb gene encoding serine beta-lactamase-like protein LACTB, mitochondrial isoform X2, with protein MSRLLCLSRRLICAECKSSVNKSQPFVCLLTRRVKLRDQLMKSFTSAPRRASDAPKHSLLWMFGLGTGFVLALGLNYRTFGSEQCECAEQKTDGHQIVCKYTAAIEKSRDLLQRIKDEVGAPGMVVGVSVDGKTVWCEGLGYADLENRVPCGPDTVMRIASISKPLTATAVARLWQDGKIDLDAPVQKYVPEFPEKQFDGENVTITPRMLLSHLSGIRHYEKDAQKVRDNREKAKRLLKLLEKKEKKENKEKLKADDNNSKSKEAKGGRRKKEFEQEEYYLKDNFESVIQALDLFKDDPLIFKPGSTFLYSTHAFSLLSAVVERAANQSFLDHMMAMFRELGMMNTVPDENDPIIYNRARFYHLNKKGRVVNCPYVDNSYKWAGGGFLSTAGDLLQFGNALLYSYQMTEVNGRLPGFVKPHTARVMWAPVDRTEASWDRDGQYAQGWLVVEKQQKYGECRKRRHYVSHTGGAVGASSVLLVLPKEGERDVLMDRPPRGVVVSIITNMQSVGLNNTALKIAYEFDKTDEEDSTSA; from the exons ATGTCTCGTTTGCTGTGTTTATCGCGGCGTCTCATTTGCGCTGAATGTAAATCTAGCGTCAATAAATCGCAgccttttgtgtgtttgttgacaCGGAGAGTGAAGTTGAGGGATCAGCTGATGAAGAGCTTTACTTCAGCGCCCAGAAGAGCTTCAGACGCCCCAAAACACTCGCTTTTGTGGATGTTCGGACTCGGGACGGGGTTTGTTTTGGCTCTGGGCTTGAATTATCGCACATTTGGGTCTGAACAGTGTGAATGTGCCGAACAGAAGACAGACGGGCATCAGATTGTGTGCAAATACACCGCCGCCATAGAGAAGAGCAGAGACCTGCTGCAGCGGATAAAG GATGAAGTTGGAGCTCCAGGGATGGTTGTTGGAGTTTCTGTGGATGGCAAAACAGTTTGGTGTGAAG GGCTGGGTTATGCGGATCTGGAGAACCGAGTGCCTTGTGGTCCGGACACAGTGATGAGGATTGCCAGCATCAGTAAACCTCTGACTGCAACGGCCGTCGCCAGACTCTGGCAGGACGGCAAGATTGATCTGGACGCTCCTGTCCAGAAATACGTCCCGGAGTTCCCAGAGAAACAGTTCGATGGAGAGAAT GTCACAATTACGCCTCGGATGCTCCTGTCCCATTTGAGCGGCATCCGTCACTATGAAAAAGATGCCCAAAAGGTGAGAGACAATAGAGAGAAAGCAAAGCGCCTTCTGAAGCTCCTGGAGAAGAAAGAGAAGAAGGAAAACAAAGAGAAGCTGAAAGCAGACGACAACAACTCGAAAAGCAAAGAAGCTAAAGGAGGCAGACGGAAAAAGGAGTTTGAGCAGGAGGAGTATTACCTTAAAGATAACTTCGAGAGTGTAATCCAGGCTCTGGACTTATTCAAAGACGATCCTCTCATTTTTAAACCCG GTTCAACTTTCCTGTACTCCACCCATGCCTTCAGTCTGCTGAGTGCTGTGGTGGAGcgagcagccaatcagagcttcCTCGACCACATGATGGCCATGTTTCGGGAGCTGGGCATGATGAACACCGTTCCAGATGAAAACGACCCCATCATTTACAACCGTGCCAG ATTCTACCACCTCAACAAAAAGGGCCGTGTTGTGAACTGCCCCTATGTGGACAACTCCTACAAATGGGCCGGTGGAGGTTTTCTGTCGACAGCGGGCGACCTCTTGCAATTCGGAAACGCTCTTCTCTACAGCTACCAGATGACCGAAGTGAACGGCCGGCTTCCCGGATTTGTCAAACCGCACACCGCCAGAGTCATGTGGGCGCCGGTGGACAGAACAGAGGCATCATGGGACAGAGACGGTCAGTACGCACAGGGCTGGCTGGTGGTGGAGAAGCAGCAGAAATATGGTGAGTGCAGAAAGCGCAGACATTACGTCTCACACACAGGGGGCGCCGTTGGGGCGAGTAGCGTCCTGCTGGTTTTGCCTAAAGAAGGTGAACGGGACGTTTTGATGGATCGTCCTCCTCGCGGTGTGGTGGTCAgcatcattacaaacatgcagtcGGTGGGACTCAATAACACCGCCTTGAAGATTGCGTACGAATTCGATAAAACCGACGAAGAGGATAGCACATCTGCTTGA
- the lactb gene encoding serine beta-lactamase-like protein LACTB, mitochondrial isoform X1 — protein sequence MSRLLCLSRRLICAECKSSVNKSQPFVCLLTRRVKLRDQLMKSFTSAPRRASDAPKHSLLWMFGLGTGFVLALGLNYRTFGSEQCECAEQKTDGHQIVCKYTAAIEKSRDLLQRIKVQDEVGAPGMVVGVSVDGKTVWCEGLGYADLENRVPCGPDTVMRIASISKPLTATAVARLWQDGKIDLDAPVQKYVPEFPEKQFDGENVTITPRMLLSHLSGIRHYEKDAQKVRDNREKAKRLLKLLEKKEKKENKEKLKADDNNSKSKEAKGGRRKKEFEQEEYYLKDNFESVIQALDLFKDDPLIFKPGSTFLYSTHAFSLLSAVVERAANQSFLDHMMAMFRELGMMNTVPDENDPIIYNRARFYHLNKKGRVVNCPYVDNSYKWAGGGFLSTAGDLLQFGNALLYSYQMTEVNGRLPGFVKPHTARVMWAPVDRTEASWDRDGQYAQGWLVVEKQQKYGECRKRRHYVSHTGGAVGASSVLLVLPKEGERDVLMDRPPRGVVVSIITNMQSVGLNNTALKIAYEFDKTDEEDSTSA from the exons ATGTCTCGTTTGCTGTGTTTATCGCGGCGTCTCATTTGCGCTGAATGTAAATCTAGCGTCAATAAATCGCAgccttttgtgtgtttgttgacaCGGAGAGTGAAGTTGAGGGATCAGCTGATGAAGAGCTTTACTTCAGCGCCCAGAAGAGCTTCAGACGCCCCAAAACACTCGCTTTTGTGGATGTTCGGACTCGGGACGGGGTTTGTTTTGGCTCTGGGCTTGAATTATCGCACATTTGGGTCTGAACAGTGTGAATGTGCCGAACAGAAGACAGACGGGCATCAGATTGTGTGCAAATACACCGCCGCCATAGAGAAGAGCAGAGACCTGCTGCAGCGGATAAAGGTACAG GATGAAGTTGGAGCTCCAGGGATGGTTGTTGGAGTTTCTGTGGATGGCAAAACAGTTTGGTGTGAAG GGCTGGGTTATGCGGATCTGGAGAACCGAGTGCCTTGTGGTCCGGACACAGTGATGAGGATTGCCAGCATCAGTAAACCTCTGACTGCAACGGCCGTCGCCAGACTCTGGCAGGACGGCAAGATTGATCTGGACGCTCCTGTCCAGAAATACGTCCCGGAGTTCCCAGAGAAACAGTTCGATGGAGAGAAT GTCACAATTACGCCTCGGATGCTCCTGTCCCATTTGAGCGGCATCCGTCACTATGAAAAAGATGCCCAAAAGGTGAGAGACAATAGAGAGAAAGCAAAGCGCCTTCTGAAGCTCCTGGAGAAGAAAGAGAAGAAGGAAAACAAAGAGAAGCTGAAAGCAGACGACAACAACTCGAAAAGCAAAGAAGCTAAAGGAGGCAGACGGAAAAAGGAGTTTGAGCAGGAGGAGTATTACCTTAAAGATAACTTCGAGAGTGTAATCCAGGCTCTGGACTTATTCAAAGACGATCCTCTCATTTTTAAACCCG GTTCAACTTTCCTGTACTCCACCCATGCCTTCAGTCTGCTGAGTGCTGTGGTGGAGcgagcagccaatcagagcttcCTCGACCACATGATGGCCATGTTTCGGGAGCTGGGCATGATGAACACCGTTCCAGATGAAAACGACCCCATCATTTACAACCGTGCCAG ATTCTACCACCTCAACAAAAAGGGCCGTGTTGTGAACTGCCCCTATGTGGACAACTCCTACAAATGGGCCGGTGGAGGTTTTCTGTCGACAGCGGGCGACCTCTTGCAATTCGGAAACGCTCTTCTCTACAGCTACCAGATGACCGAAGTGAACGGCCGGCTTCCCGGATTTGTCAAACCGCACACCGCCAGAGTCATGTGGGCGCCGGTGGACAGAACAGAGGCATCATGGGACAGAGACGGTCAGTACGCACAGGGCTGGCTGGTGGTGGAGAAGCAGCAGAAATATGGTGAGTGCAGAAAGCGCAGACATTACGTCTCACACACAGGGGGCGCCGTTGGGGCGAGTAGCGTCCTGCTGGTTTTGCCTAAAGAAGGTGAACGGGACGTTTTGATGGATCGTCCTCCTCGCGGTGTGGTGGTCAgcatcattacaaacatgcagtcGGTGGGACTCAATAACACCGCCTTGAAGATTGCGTACGAATTCGATAAAACCGACGAAGAGGATAGCACATCTGCTTGA